One window of the Notolabrus celidotus isolate fNotCel1 chromosome 23, fNotCel1.pri, whole genome shotgun sequence genome contains the following:
- the LOC117807812 gene encoding LOW QUALITY PROTEIN: uncharacterized protein LOC117807812 (The sequence of the model RefSeq protein was modified relative to this genomic sequence to represent the inferred CDS: deleted 1 base in 1 codon), translating to MRYLRFDRREDRQACLCNDKFALMSEVWDGFVSNSIACYKPGACITVDEQLFPTKARCRFTQYMANKPDKFGITFWLAADVETRYFLNGFPYLGKDDTRPAHQRLGDSVVMKLVEPYVGQGRNVTTDNFFTSLNLVKKLLQKNTSLVGTMNKARRELSPSVRVQSAERFATTILKHERATLTVYQGKPRKSVALLSTMHPTVSIRSDRKRKPETVTYYNVTKVGVDVLDQMALQYTIKGGTRRWPVAVFYNILDMAVINAHVLFKAAPRAPFREEPSSLSLQSNFEKNTCMSRPV from the exons ATGCGCTACCTGCGCTTTGACAGAAGGGAAGACAGGCAAGCTTGTCTGTGCAATGACAAATTTGCCCTGATGTCTGAGGTGTGGGATGGATTTGTCAGCAACAGCATTGCTTGCTACAAACCTGGGGCGTGCATCACTGTGGATGAGCAGCTGTTCCCCACCAAAGCCCGTTGCCGGTTTACGCAGTATATGGCGAATAAGCCGGACAAATTCGGCATAACGTTCTGGCTTGCTGCAGATGTCGAGACCAGATACTTTTTGAACGGCTTCCCATACCTTGGCAAGGATGACACGAGACCAGCCCATCAACGCCTGGGGGATAGTGTGGTCATGAAGCTGGTGGAGCCATATGTGGGACAGGGAAGAAATGTCACAACAGACAAT TTTTTCACGTCCCTCAACCTGGTCAAAAAACTGCTGCAGAAGAACACCAGCTTGGTCGGTACCATGAACAAGGCCAGAAGAGAGCTGTCGCCTTCAGTTCGGGTGCAGAGTGCAGAGAGGTTTGCCACAACGATCCTCAAACATGAGCGGGCAACCCTAACGGTTTACCAGGGGAAACCAAGGAAGAGTGTGGCACTCCTGAGCACCATGCACCCAACTGTCTCCATTAGgagtgacagaaaaagaaagcctGAGACTGTCACCTACTATAATGTCACGAAG GTTGGGGTTGATGTGCTGGACCAGATGGCTCTGCAGTACACCATAAAAGGTGGAACACGGAGGTGGCCTGTCGCTGTGTTTTATAACATTCTGGACATGGCTGTGATAAACGCCCATGTCCTATTCAAGGCTGCACCTCGAGCACCATTCCGAGAAGAGCCTTCATCCTTGAGCTTGCAAAGCAACTTCGAGAAGAACACCTGCATGTCAAGGCCAGTCTGA